A window of the Salvelinus sp. IW2-2015 linkage group LG37, ASM291031v2, whole genome shotgun sequence genome harbors these coding sequences:
- the LOC111960362 gene encoding low density lipoprotein receptor adapter protein 1-like, which translates to MSLNTFHLMETLKKSPAALRRRFCRDRTESLSHGDPLFKVHYLGTEKIFSLDREQAQDAIARLLDGASNGKKLSKDHALVVRPRYVEVKELSTGRQLTKTYLQDIAYCAADATRPNVFLYICKHHGQQLHCRVFWCSRAERARDMTACLAHSFQRALSDWQGDGDVGLGGSTGTLTPEKDRVKEGEDMPSTTTNPKSSIQPDSCGRGRWKKRSSLSRSPLRAMTRKGSASDIWH; encoded by the exons ATGTCTCTCAATACCTTCCACCTGATGGAGACCCTCAAGAAATCCCCGGCTGCTTTACGCCGCCGTTTCTGCCGCGACCGCACAGAGTCCCTCTCCCACGGCGATCCGCTATTCAAGGTCCACTACCTGGGCACTGAGAAAATCTTCTCCCTGGATCGAGAGCAGGCCCAGGATGCCATAGCCCGGCTGCTCGACGGGGCCTCCAACGGAAAGAAACTGAGCAAAGACCACGCGTTGGTGGTTCGTCCACGCTATGTGGAAGTCAAAGAGCTCAGCACAGGACGCCAGCTCACGAAGACGTACCTCCAGGACATAGCCTACTGCGCGGCCGACGCCACCAGACCCAATGTGTTTCTGTACATCTGTAAGCATCACGGGCAACAGCTGCACTGCCGGGTGTTTTGGTGTAGCCGGGCGGAGCGGGCACGGGACATGACGGCCTGCCTGGCACACTCCTTCCAGAGGGCACTGAGTGACTGGCAGGGGGACGGGGACGTTGGGTTAGGGGGAAGTACCGGCACTCTGACCCCAGAAAAGGACAGGgtaaaggagggagaggataTGCCCAGCACCACTACGAACCCCAAAAGCTCCATACAACCAGACAGCTGTGGAAGAG gccgttggaagaagaggagctcCCTGTCTCGTAGTCCACTGAGAGCCATGACCAGGAAGGGCTCCGCCTCTGACATCTGGCACTGA